DNA from Nitrospirota bacterium:
GAGAAGTCTGATAAGGTCGTGGTGATACCTGCAGACCTTGGCTGGAGCGATGTGGGCAGCTGGACTGCCCTTGACGACATTTCAGCGAAAGACGCCAGGGGCAATGTCATCTCCGGAAATGTGGTGGATCTGGAGAGCAGGGATTCGATCATTTATGCGTCAAACAGGCTTGTTGCTACAGCAGGGTTGACTGACATGGTGGTAGTTGATACGGAAGATGCCACGCTTGTCTGTCACAAAGACAAGGCACAGGATGTTAAAAAAATAGTTGATGAGTTAAAGAGGCGGGGTGCAGAAGAGCATCTGACTCACAGGACTGTCATAAGGCCATGGGGCTCGTACACATTACTTGAGAAGAGCGACAGGTTTAAGATTAAACGTATAGTGGTGAATCCGGGTGCACGCCTTTCATTCCAGATGCATTATCACCGCAGTGAGCACTGGGTCGTTGTCTCGGGTACGGCTAAAGTCAGGCGGGGGGAGGAAGAGTTTTTCGTCAACCCGAATGAGAGTACTTATATCCCTATGGAGACCAAACACAGGCTTGAGAACCCTGGCCGGATACCTCTGCAGATAATAGAGGTGCAAAATGGAGAATATCTTGAAGAAGACGATATCGTAAGGTTCGATGATGCGTATGGCAGGGAGTAAGTTGAAGGATGTGGGATTAAATGATACCCAGGAGGAAATGCAAAATGATTTCATCTAAGATCTTCAGAGAATATGATATAAGAGGCGTGGTAGGAGTGGACCTGACAGATGAGGCAGCTCGCCTCATAGGCTGGGCCTTTGCCGTTAACCTTATGCTTGTCAATGAAGCGACACCCGAAGATGCCGGTGCGTTGAATGTAGCGGTCGGAAGGGATGTCAGACTGCATTCAGAGAAACTCTGCAACAGGTTGATTGAAGGGATAATATCAACCGGTGTTAATGTTACTGATTTAGGGGTGTGTCCAACCCCGTTAGTATATTTCTCACTGCATAATATTGATGTCAACGGCGGGATTATGATTACAGGAAGTCACAATCCCCCTGAATTTAATGGGTTCAAAATGTGCGTCGGCAAAGAGGCATTGCATGGCGATGCAGTACAGGGGATAAGGCGTATCATAGAGGATAAGGAGAAGTGGCAAAGAGAACTCGGAAAACTTAAGATGATTGGTCAGGTGGAATTTGTACCGATAGTTGAGTCTTATCTTACTTATATCAGGGAACAGTTTGTCTTTGATCATAAACCGTTTACACCCCCTATTAAGGTAGTCGTTGATTCAGGGAACGGGACAGCCGGGGTAATAGCGCCTCGTGTACTTCGTGAGATGGGTTGTGAGGTAGTTGAGCTCTATTCCAAACCTGATGGGAATTTCCCCAACCACCACCCTGATCCAACTGTACCGGAGAATCTTGCTGACCTTATAAAGACAGTTAAGGAAAGCGGTGCGGATTTTGGTGTTGCCTATGATGGGGATGCAGACAGGATTGGCATAGTGGATGAGAACGGAAGCATAATCTGGGGTGACAGGCTAATGATTATTTACGCGCTGGATATTTTAAAGGAATGGCCCGGAGCTATAATCGTCTCTGAGGTAAAGGCATCCCAGGTCTTATACGATGAAATAGCAAAGGCAGGCGGGGAGCCGATAATGTGGAAGGCAGGCCACTCACTTATAAAGGCAAAGATGAAAGAGGAAGAGGCGGTGCTCGGTGGAGAGGTCAGCGGCCATATCTTTTTTGCAGACCGCTTCTACGGATATGATGATGCTATTTATGCGACATGCAGGCTGGTTGAGATTCTAAAGAGGGAGAGGGTGAAGGGGAGCAAGAGGGGGGTGAGCTTTCTCCTTGAGGGTACTGCAGTGACATTTACTACCCCTGAGATAAGGGTATCCTGCCCGGATGAAGAGAAGTTCGAGGTTGTGGACAAGATCCAGGAGGTATTGACAACCGGTAAGATCCCCTCATCTGTCAAACCGCTGAATATAAAGGAAATCATCACCGTTGACGGTGTTCGCGTCCTCTTTGAAAATGGCTGGGGCCTTATCAGGCCGTCAAATACCCAGCCGGTTCTGGTATTACGCTATGAGGCTGACACTGAGGATAATCTGGCAGAAATAAGAACGTTCATGGAGGGTGTGTTGAAAGAGGAAGTTGAAAAGCGAGTTATTTGAAAGTATCGTCAACCCCATACGACTTATTCATCTTAGCGGAGGCCTTTATTTTGAGGTGTTTCAGCACGCTTCCTGTTATCCTTGTTAGGCTGAAGCGTATGGGTATCTTTTCAGGTAATAAAAAGGGGTTTCCGGTAAAGTTATTAAGCGGGTCACCCTTGATTGTAATTTCTCCAACATTTATCGAGATGCCATAATGTGACTTAAGCGCTCCCAATATTTCTGAAGATGATACAGGCAGACCTACGACCTCACACAATAGCCTGTCCAGTGATAACGCATCCTCAGATGCGGCGATAAGTCCAACCTGTTTCGGATCACCTTTCGTGGGTCCTTCCCCCTCCAGTGCGATTACAGCATCAACAATGTGCAGGGCAGGGCTGACTGTATTATAGATTTCAAGGAGCATCCTGCCGAACCTGTGTTCCCTGTCCCCGGCCTTAAAATGCCACAGTACCTTCTT
Protein-coding regions in this window:
- a CDS encoding phosphomannomutase/phosphoglucomutase, coding for MISSKIFREYDIRGVVGVDLTDEAARLIGWAFAVNLMLVNEATPEDAGALNVAVGRDVRLHSEKLCNRLIEGIISTGVNVTDLGVCPTPLVYFSLHNIDVNGGIMITGSHNPPEFNGFKMCVGKEALHGDAVQGIRRIIEDKEKWQRELGKLKMIGQVEFVPIVESYLTYIREQFVFDHKPFTPPIKVVVDSGNGTAGVIAPRVLREMGCEVVELYSKPDGNFPNHHPDPTVPENLADLIKTVKESGADFGVAYDGDADRIGIVDENGSIIWGDRLMIIYALDILKEWPGAIIVSEVKASQVLYDEIAKAGGEPIMWKAGHSLIKAKMKEEEAVLGGEVSGHIFFADRFYGYDDAIYATCRLVEILKRERVKGSKRGVSFLLEGTAVTFTTPEIRVSCPDEEKFEVVDKIQEVLTTGKIPSSVKPLNIKEIITVDGVRVLFENGWGLIRPSNTQPVLVLRYEADTEDNLAEIRTFMEGVLKEEVEKRVI